The DNA sequence GTCTGCGGCGAGCCGGTCGGCGACCTGCGCGAACCGGTCCGGCGGCCACCGGCGCCGGGGATCGCTGGCGCCCGGGTGCAGGACGACCCGCGGGCCGGCCGGCACACCGGCGACCGCCGCCGCCTCCGCCCGGTCGGCGACGGTGACCGCGATCGACGGGGTCAACGTGACCGGCTCCGCACCCACCAGGGCGACCGCCTCCAGATAGCGGACGACCTCCGGCTGGTAGTAGATGTAGCGCAGCCAACGGTCCAGCGGCGGCGCGTCGGGCGCCCGCAGTCCGGCGGTCAGTCCGGCACCGAGCCCGCGGACGAACGGGTTGCTGTTGCGCCCCCCGCCGTGCAGTTGCAGGGCCAGATCGAACCCCTCCCGCTGGACCAGGGCCGCGAACTCGGCCTGCTGCCCGGCGGGATCGGGTTCACCGGGCACCGGCCCGCGTACGCCGTCCGTCGGCGGGACGACCATCACCCGGTCCACCGGTCCGGGCCGCCCGGTGAGCCAGTCCGCGTGCCAGGGTGCGCCGAGCAGCACCAGCTCCGCCCGCGGGTACGCGGCCTTCAGCGCCTCCAGCGCCGGCAGCACGAAGATGAAGTCGCCGAGCGCGTTGGCCCGCAGTACGCCGATCCGACGTACCCCGTCGACGAGGCCGGTGCCGGTCACCAGCCGAGCTGCTCGCCGGCGGTCGGGAACGACACGTCCGGCCGGTGCATCTCCCGGTCGGCGACCGGGTCGGGGATCGTGATCGGCCCGGGCGGGGACTTCGGTGCGGGGGGCGGCGTACGCGCCGGCGACGGCTCGGGTCGCGCGCCGGCGGGCCGCTCCGGATCGTACTGGCGGCGGCCGACGACGATCGTCCGGCGCAGTACCCGGGTGCCCCGGGGCAGCGTCACGGTGAGCAGACCGTGGTCCATGACGGCGTCGACCCGGGACAGGTCCACGTCGGCGGGCAGATCGACCCGGTGCTCGAAGGCCCGGATGGAGCCGCCGCCGTCCGGGATGCCGTTGTCGGCGTCGACCTCGTCCGGCGTCCTGGCCCGTACGCAGAGTTCCCGGTCGTCGAGTTCGACGGCGACCTCTTCGGGCGCGACGCCGGGCAGCCGTACGACCACGGTGTAGCCGCCGTCGGTCGGGGTCGTCTCCACGTCGGCGCCACCGACCCGGCCGCCGGTCAGCGCCGCGAGCATCCGGTTCAGGCCGGTCCGCAGCGTCCGCAGGTCCTCGACCGGATTCCAGCCCCACTCCGGGCGCGCCTTCAACATCGACTGGTTCACCGGTCGTCTCCGGCGCGGCCGAGCCGGGTGGCGGACAGCGAGTTCGGGGCGTTCAGGTCGGCCTCCCGGTCGACGCCGACGCCGAGCCGGTCGACGAGTTCGCCGCCCAGCCACGCGGCCAGCCCGGTGCCGGCCACGGCCACGATCTCGATGGCCAGCAGTCCACCGCCGGCGCCCCGCTGGTAGGCGGCCGTCCGGACCACCCAGACGCCGGCGAACAGCAGGATCATCGCCGTGTTGACCAGGGCGTGCATGACCCCGATCCGTTTGGCCCGGGTGTTGCGCGGGATGGCCCGCAGGTCGACCGCCCCGGCGCCGGCGGCGAGGATGCCGCCGATCAGGCCGACGCTGATGTTCCAGTACGCGACCTCGCCGAGGATCGCCGGTCCGCCGGCGACGTCGATGACGTCGAAGATCACGGCGGTGACGAACAGCCCGACCGGCAGCGTCACCAGCATGGGATGGACCGGATGGCCCAGCACCTTGAGACGGCTCTCCATTGGTCGTCGTCCTCCCAGGCTCGGCCGGCGTGGCCGCGAGGCCCCGGCGTGGGCCAGTGCGGTACCCGGCAGGCAGGGCGACAAACGCGGTGGCCCGCCCTCCGGTCGGAGAGCGGGCCACCTTGGCGTTGGAACGGTTCGATCAGTCCTCAGGGGTGGTGAGCACGACCCGCCGACGCCGGGCGAAGTACGCCGCGACGACGCCGCCGAGCAGCAGGAGCAGGCCGACGGCCACGACCCCGGTGGTGGCGGCACCGGTGACCGGCAGGCCCGGGTCGTCGCCGCCGCCACCGCCGCCGGGCGGCGCGTCGTCGACGTGGATGGCGCGCTTGGCGGTGTCGGCGGTGATCGGGCTGTTCGCCTCGACGTAGGCGACCAGCATGGTCAGGTCGTTGTCACCGGTGGTGGTCCGGTTGGTGCCCTCGCCCAGCGCGCCGAAGTTGTCGCCGCCCGACGCCAGGAACGAGTTGATCGTCACCCGGTAGGTGCCGGCCGCGTCGATGGCGGTGCCGTTGAGCGTCATCCGGACGATCCGGCTGCCGGCGGCGGCGTCCGGGTCGAAGACGTAGCTGAAGCCCTTCGAGACGCCGAGATGCAGGTAGGGACGGCTCGAGCCGGCCGGCTGCCACTGCTGCTCCAGCGCCGCCTTGATCTGCGCGCCGGTCAGGGTCACCGTCACCAGGTCGTTGGCGAACGGCTGGACGGCCGCCAGGTCGGCGTACGTGACCACGCCGTCGTCGCCCTTGAGCAGGTCGTCCCGCAGGCCGCCCGGGTTCATGAGGGCGAGCTGGGCGCCACCACGGCCTTCGGCCTTGGTCTGCTCGAACTGCACGTCGGCGATGAAGTTGCCGAGGGTCGACTCGGCACCGCGGTTCTCCGAGCCGTCAGCGTTCTTGGCCCGGGTGATGTCGGCGGTGATCTCGCCGACCTTGACCGAACCGACCACGTCGGCCTCGGCCTTGGCCTTGGCCACCAGCGCGGCGACGTCCGGGTCCGGGGTGAAGCCGCTCACTGCCTCGTTCTCGGCCTCGATCGCGGTGACCTCGCCGTCGGTGAGGGTGACGCTCAGCTTGCCGAGTGCCGCACCGTACGAGCCAGTTTGCAGAACGGGCCGCTCGAATCCGAGCCCGGCGACCGGGTAGGTGCAGTCGTACTCCGCGTGGGTGTGCCCCGAGAAGATCGCGTCGATGTTCGCGCTCGCCCCGGTAACGATCTTGCCAAAGTCGGTCGAGGTGTTCGCCACTGCCGTGCAGTCGGTCGACTGCGAGCCCTCGTGGGCAAGCAGCACCACGAGGTCGGCGCCGTCGGCCTTGAGTTCGGCAGCGACTCGGTTGGCCTCGGCCGTCGGGTCCTTGAACTCCAAACCGACGATCCCGTCAGCTCGGACAAGCGAAGGAGTCTCCTCGGTCACCACACCGACGAAGCCGACCTTGACGCCGTCGACCGTCGTGACGAACGACTCGTCGAGGGCCGGCGAGCCGCCCTTGTAGACGTTCGCGCCGAGGTACGGGAAGTCGGCCAGGTCGTCGACCCGCCCGGTGAGGTCGTCGAAGCCCCGGTCGAACTCGTGGTTGCCGACCGCCGACACGTCGAGGTCGATCATGTTGAGGAACTCGAGCGTCGGCTTGTCCTGCTGCACGGCGGAGATGAACGGCGAGGCGCCGATGTTGTCGCCGGCGGAGACCACGAGGGTGTTCGGGTTCTCCGCACGCTTCGAATTGATCATGCCGGCAAGCTGGGCGGCACCGCCGACGGGCGGGGTGCCGGCGGCCTCCAGGCGGCCGTGGAAGTCGTTGAAGCCGAGAATCTGGATCTCGGTCGTGGCCGGGGCGGCACTCGCGGGTGTCGCCATCGCACCCATGGCGAGCAGCGCGGCGCCGGTCGCCGCGCCGAACGCGCGCAGGGGTGACTTGCGCATGAATCCTCCTGTTGCCGCGCCGGCCCACCGGATCGACTGCCACCGGTGCCGACGCGTGACGCGGCCCCGATGGTGCGGAGCCGGGAGTCGCGGGTGAAGACGTCGCCCGTCACGATCGGGAATCTCGGCGCGCACGTCAAGACGGACGCGTGTTACGGAGGATTTCGATACTCGACCAAAGCCTGCAAAGCCGGCAGAGTCGACATAGGGCAATTATGTCTATTTAAGATGCCCTATCCAGGCGCCAACCCGGACCAACCGGCGGCATCACCAGCCGATCGGCACCCGACCAGTGACCTTCATAACTAAGTGGTAACAAGCGCGACGGTCGCCGGACCGCGATGAACGATACGCCAACGCGCCATGAACCCGGTGCCCGGTGGCACGAGAAAAGCGCCCCACCAACTGGTGGGGCGCCTGATCTGGAGCCGCCTAACGGAATCGAACCGTTGACCCCGATATTACGAGTATCGTGCTCTACCGACTGAGCTAAGGCGGCATGCGCGCATGCCGGTGCACCGCGCCGCACCAGTGTACGCGACCCGGCGGCCGGCGGGCGCACCGCACCCCGCACAGCGGCTAGGCTGCCGATTCGTGACGGATGACCGCGCCACACCACCCCCACCGGTCGCACCGAACCACG is a window from the Polymorphospora rubra genome containing:
- a CDS encoding glycosyltransferase family 9 protein, with amino-acid sequence MVTGTGLVDGVRRIGVLRANALGDFIFVLPALEALKAAYPRAELVLLGAPWHADWLTGRPGPVDRVMVVPPTDGVRGPVPGEPDPAGQQAEFAALVQREGFDLALQLHGGGRNSNPFVRGLGAGLTAGLRAPDAPPLDRWLRYIYYQPEVVRYLEAVALVGAEPVTLTPSIAVTVADRAEAAAVAGVPAGPRVVLHPGASDPRRRWPPDRFAQVADRLAADGFEVLVTGTPAERDVVEAVRSAARAPVRPLVGVLSLGGLAGLFADCAVVVSNDTGPVHLAAAVGTPTVGIYWIGNLINCASGLRGRHRAIESWTIDCPVCGLDCTRDLYPDRPGGGTSCDHRESFVAEIPVGEVFDAVEDLFRYGGTQPVRLGTPAPSAGRPAGSDTGG
- a CDS encoding Hsp20/alpha crystallin family protein; amino-acid sequence: MLKARPEWGWNPVEDLRTLRTGLNRMLAALTGGRVGGADVETTPTDGGYTVVVRLPGVAPEEVAVELDDRELCVRARTPDEVDADNGIPDGGGSIRAFEHRVDLPADVDLSRVDAVMDHGLLTVTLPRGTRVLRRTIVVGRRQYDPERPAGARPEPSPARTPPPAPKSPPGPITIPDPVADREMHRPDVSFPTAGEQLGW
- a CDS encoding DUF2231 domain-containing protein; translation: MESRLKVLGHPVHPMLVTLPVGLFVTAVIFDVIDVAGGPAILGEVAYWNISVGLIGGILAAGAGAVDLRAIPRNTRAKRIGVMHALVNTAMILLFAGVWVVRTAAYQRGAGGGLLAIEIVAVAGTGLAAWLGGELVDRLGVGVDREADLNAPNSLSATRLGRAGDDR
- a CDS encoding bifunctional metallophosphatase/5'-nucleotidase, with translation MRKSPLRAFGAATGAALLAMGAMATPASAAPATTEIQILGFNDFHGRLEAAGTPPVGGAAQLAGMINSKRAENPNTLVVSAGDNIGASPFISAVQQDKPTLEFLNMIDLDVSAVGNHEFDRGFDDLTGRVDDLADFPYLGANVYKGGSPALDESFVTTVDGVKVGFVGVVTEETPSLVRADGIVGLEFKDPTAEANRVAAELKADGADLVVLLAHEGSQSTDCTAVANTSTDFGKIVTGASANIDAIFSGHTHAEYDCTYPVAGLGFERPVLQTGSYGAALGKLSVTLTDGEVTAIEAENEAVSGFTPDPDVAALVAKAKAEADVVGSVKVGEITADITRAKNADGSENRGAESTLGNFIADVQFEQTKAEGRGGAQLALMNPGGLRDDLLKGDDGVVTYADLAAVQPFANDLVTVTLTGAQIKAALEQQWQPAGSSRPYLHLGVSKGFSYVFDPDAAAGSRIVRMTLNGTAIDAAGTYRVTINSFLASGGDNFGALGEGTNRTTTGDNDLTMLVAYVEANSPITADTAKRAIHVDDAPPGGGGGGDDPGLPVTGAATTGVVAVGLLLLLGGVVAAYFARRRRVVLTTPED